From Cupriavidus oxalaticus:
CCGGAAGAGCTGGCCGCCTGGTGGCAGGACTTCCAGAACGCCGAGCCACATGAGCGCGAAGACCTGATCGACGCCGTGCGCGGCGCGCGGGGCCAGGGTGGCGGCCAGGGCGGAGCCCAGGGTGCGGAAGGCGAAGGCCCGGCGCGCAAGAAGCGCCGCCGACGCAGTCCGCGGAAATCGGATAAAGTTTCTTCCCGGAGCGACTCGGACGCGGGCCAGGCAGCACATGCCGGCCCCGGCCAGCCGGAGGAAACGTAAATGACTCTCGCCTTCATCGGCATCGGCGCAAATCTGGGCGATGCCCGCCAGGCCATCAAGGACGCCATCGTGTGCCTGGCCCAGCAGGTCGGCATCACGGTGCTGGCGCGTTCCTCGCTCTATCGCACCGCGCCAGTCGATGCCGGCGGCGACGACTACTACAACGCGGTGGTCAAGGTGCAGACCTCGTTCACCGCGTCGCAGCTCCTGCGCATCTGCCACCACATCGAGGACCAGTTCGGGCGCGAGCGCCCGTTCCGCAACGCGCCGCGCACGCTCGACCTGGATCTCCTTGTGTTCGGCAACGAACAATACGACGACGAGCACCTGACCGTGCCGCATCCGCGCGTGACCGAGCGCGCCTTCACGCTGGTGCCGCTGGTGGAGCTGGACGCCGAACTGTCGATCCCCGGGCGCGGCCGCGCCGCCGACTTCCTGGCCGGCGTGACGTCCCAGCGCATCGAGAAAGTCTCCACCTGCAAGTGCCTGCGCCTGCAGGCCGAAGGCAGGGCCGGCAGCAACGGCTGAGGCTCCCGGGTCATCCGCGCAAAGCGCCATGCTCGACCACCTGCGCCGCATCGTCGTCGAAGGCCCCGTCGGATCGGGCAAGACCTCGCTGGCCCAGCGCCTGGCGCACACGCTGCAGGCGCACGAGCTGCCTGACTGCGCGCGCCGCAGCCCCTTCCTGGAACCGTTCTACCGCGATCCCGCGCGCCACGCGCTGGCAATGCAGCTGTGGTGCCTGACGCAGCGCGCCGTGCAGCTGCAGCAATGGCAGGCCGCGCTGCTGGCCGGCCAGCGCATGGTCAGCAATTTCCTGATGGCCAGGGACCGCCTGCACGCGGCCCTGACGCTGGCGCCTGACGAACTGGCGCTGTACGACGCCATTACCGCGCGTTTCAGCCTGCCGCCGCAGCGGGTCGACCTGGTCATCGTGCTGCAGGCCACGCCGTCGCTGCTGCGCGAGCGCATCGTGCGCCGCGGCGAGCCGGGCGAGGCCGGCATCGACGAACACTATCTGCAGCGGCTGGCCGACGCCTACGGCGAACTGTTCCACCGCTACGACGAGGCCCCGGTACTGGTCGTCGATACCGCCCACTTCAATCCGGTGGACAACGATGACGATTTCCGTACACTACTGTCGCGCATTGAAATCATGCGCGGCCGCAAGGCCTTTCTCAATCTCGCTGCGCCCTGACAGGCCCCGCCTGCCAGCCACAACACAATAACGACGGCAGCCGTTGCCCTGCGTGGTATCGCGGGTGGTTTAGCGGCACAACCCGCCGTCACCTTCGGGCACTGCCATGAGTTACCTCCTCGACCCCTCCCGCAAGACCATCACGATCCCCAAATTGCAGGCGATGCGCGACGCCGGCGAGAAAATCGCCATGCTGACCGCGTACGACTCCAGCTTCGCGGCGCTGCTCGACTACTGCGGCGTCGAGATGATCCTGGTCGGCGATTCGCTGGGCAACGTGATGCAGGGCCAGCAGACCACGCTGCCGGTGACGCTGGAACACATGGCCTACCACTCCGAATGCGTGGCGCGCGGCAACCAGACCGCCATGCTGGTGACCGACCTGCCATTCGGCACCTACCCAACGCCGGAAACCGCGTTTGCCAGCGCCGTCACGCTGATGAAGGCCGGCGCGCAGATGGTCAAGCTCGAAGGCGGCGACTGGCTCGCGCCTATCGTCAAATTCCTGGTCGAGCGCAGCATCCCGGTGTGCGCGCATATCGGCCTGACGCCGCAGTCGGTGCATGCGCTGGGCGGCTTCAAGGTGCAGGGCAAGACCGACGCGGGCGCCGCGCAGCTCAAGCGCGACGCGCTGGCGCTGCAGGAAGCGGGCGCGCAGGTGGTGCTGATGGAAGCGGTGCCGGCCAAGCTCGCCGGCGAGATCACGCAGCTGCTGAAGGTGCCGACCATCGGCATCGGCGCCGGCGCCGACTGCACCGGCCAGGTGCTGGTGCTGCAGGACATGATCAACGTCTACCCCGGCCGCAAGGCAAAGTTCGTGCGCAACTTCATGGAAGGCCAGACCTCGCTCGAAGGCGCCGTGCGTGCCTACGTGGCCGCGGTCAAGGACGGCAGCTTCCCCGCTCCCGAGCACACCTTCTCCGCCTGACCCGGTGGAGATCGCTGCCGCCACCGCCGCCGCATTCCGCCTGCTCGGCAGCGGCGACGCGGGGCTGTGGTTCATCGTCTGGACCTCGCTGGCCATCGCGGTGCTGGGACTGGCGCTCGCCACCGTGCCCGCCATCGCCGCCGCCTGGCTGATCGCCACGCGGCAGTTCCCGGGGCGGCGCGCGGTGGTGGTGGTGGTGCAGGCTTTTCTCTCGTTTCCGACCGTGCTGGTCGGGCTGATCCTTTATCTCTTGCTGACGCGCCAGGGGCCGCTGGGCAGCCTGCACCTGCTGTTCACGCCGTCGGGCATGGTGCTGGGGCAGGCGGTGATCGGCTTCCCGGTGGTGCTGGCGTTTGCGCTGTCGACGCTGCAGGGTGCCGATGTACGCCTGCGCGAAACCGCGTGGGTGCTGGGCGCCGGGCGCTGGCGCACCTTCTTTACCGTGCTGCGCGAGCTGCGCTTCGGGCTGATGGCGGCGGTGGTGGCGGGCTTCGGGCGCGTGATCGCCGAGGTCGGTTCGGCGCTGATGATCGGCGGCAATATCGAAGGCTCGACCCGCACCATCACCACCGCGATCGCGCTGGAAACCAGCAAGGGCGAATTCGCGCA
This genomic window contains:
- the folK gene encoding 2-amino-4-hydroxy-6-hydroxymethyldihydropteridine diphosphokinase gives rise to the protein MTLAFIGIGANLGDARQAIKDAIVCLAQQVGITVLARSSLYRTAPVDAGGDDYYNAVVKVQTSFTASQLLRICHHIEDQFGRERPFRNAPRTLDLDLLVFGNEQYDDEHLTVPHPRVTERAFTLVPLVELDAELSIPGRGRAADFLAGVTSQRIEKVSTCKCLRLQAEGRAGSNG
- a CDS encoding deoxynucleoside kinase → MLDHLRRIVVEGPVGSGKTSLAQRLAHTLQAHELPDCARRSPFLEPFYRDPARHALAMQLWCLTQRAVQLQQWQAALLAGQRMVSNFLMARDRLHAALTLAPDELALYDAITARFSLPPQRVDLVIVLQATPSLLRERIVRRGEPGEAGIDEHYLQRLADAYGELFHRYDEAPVLVVDTAHFNPVDNDDDFRTLLSRIEIMRGRKAFLNLAAP
- the panB gene encoding 3-methyl-2-oxobutanoate hydroxymethyltransferase → MSYLLDPSRKTITIPKLQAMRDAGEKIAMLTAYDSSFAALLDYCGVEMILVGDSLGNVMQGQQTTLPVTLEHMAYHSECVARGNQTAMLVTDLPFGTYPTPETAFASAVTLMKAGAQMVKLEGGDWLAPIVKFLVERSIPVCAHIGLTPQSVHALGGFKVQGKTDAGAAQLKRDALALQEAGAQVVLMEAVPAKLAGEITQLLKVPTIGIGAGADCTGQVLVLQDMINVYPGRKAKFVRNFMEGQTSLEGAVRAYVAAVKDGSFPAPEHTFSA
- a CDS encoding ABC transporter permease, translated to MEIAAATAAAFRLLGSGDAGLWFIVWTSLAIAVLGLALATVPAIAAAWLIATRQFPGRRAVVVVVQAFLSFPTVLVGLILYLLLTRQGPLGSLHLLFTPSGMVLGQAVIGFPVVLAFALSTLQGADVRLRETAWVLGAGRWRTFFTVLRELRFGLMAAVVAGFGRVIAEVGSALMIGGNIEGSTRTITTAIALETSKGEFAQGIALGIVLVALALLVNIGMAWLQGAGGFRR